Sequence from the Actinocatenispora sera genome:
CGCCCGCCCGGCCCCTCTCGGAGGTACTTCTCATGCGCGTATTCGTCACCGGGGCGTCCGGCTGGATCGGCTCCGCCCTCGTCCCCGAACTGCTGGACGCCGGACACCAGGTCGTCGGGCTGGCCCGTACGGACGCCTCCGCCGCGGCGCTCGCCGCCGCCGGCGCCCAGGTACGCCGGGGCACCCTCGACGACCTCGACGTGCTGCGCACCGCGGCCGCCGAATCCGACGGTGTGGTGCACCTCGCCTTCAAGCACGACATCGCGTTCAGCGGTGACTTCGCCGGCGCCGCCGCGGCCGACCGGCGCGCCGTCGAGGTCTTCGGCGACGCGCTCGCCGGGTCCGACCGGCCGTTCGTGCTCGCCTCCGGCATCGCCGGCCTGGCGCCCGGCCGGGTGCTGACCGAACGCGACGGCGTGTCCGGTCTGGCCGGCGGCCAGGACGGCCCGAGCGCCCGGATGGCCACCGCGCAGCTGACCCTCTCGTTCGCCGACCGCGGCATACGGTCGTCGGTACTGCGGCTGCCCCCGACCGTGCACGGCGACGGGGACCGCGGCTTCGTCCCCGGCCTGGTCGACGTCGCCCGCGGCAAGGGTGTCGCGGGCTACCTGGGTACCGGCGACAACCGCTGGCCCGCCGTGCACCGCCTCGACGCCGCGCACCTGTTCCGGCTCGCCCTCGACCACGCACCCGCCGGCACGGTGCTTCACGCGATCGGCGACGAGGGGGTATCCCTGCGCGAGGTCGCCGAGGTCATCGGCCGACACCTGAACCTCGCCGTGGCGCCGATCGCCGCAGCCGACGCCGCCGCGCACTTCGGCTGGCTCGCCGGGATGGTCGGCCTGGACATCCCCGCCTCCGCCGAGGTGACCCGAGAGCTACTGGACTGGAAGCCGACCCGCCCCGGCCTGCTCGCCGACCTCGACGAGGGCCACTACTTCCGCACCCGCTGACCCGCCCCCACGGCGGAGCCCTGACCCGCCGCACCCGTGGCGGGTGCTGACCACCCAAGGCGAGCGCGGCCCGGCATCTCGCGGCGCGATCTCGGGCCGTGCGTCACCCGCACGGCCCGAGGCGCGTCTCAGCCGTGGCTGACGCCGTTGCGGCGCCGCCGATGGTGCTCGGCCGGCTCGTGCTCCGGCGTGTACGGCATCGTGCCGAACAGCCGCTCCGCCACCCGCGTGTGCCCGATCCGGCTGTCGGCCAGCCGGTCCGAAATGACGTCCTTGCCGGTCGAGGCCAGCCGGCCGGCCTGCGCCTGCACCAGCCCGGCCGCCTCCTGCACCGTCGGGTTCTCCTTCACCCGGCGGGCCGCGGCGGCGATCTGCTCGTACCGCGCTCGACCAGCCCGGCTGCCGAGCACGTACCCGACGCCCAGACCGGCCAGGAAAGCCCACTTGGCGCGCATCGTCGACTCCTCTCGTCTGCCCTCGTACCGGCGCTTCGCGCTCCTGCGTACCATCCTGCCTGCCCAGCGTGACCGGCGAGACGCGAACCACCGCAGGTGCCACCCCCCGGCCCATGTACTACCCCCGGATCCGCTCATGTACCCTTGTCCGCGTCGGTACGGCGCACGACGGCGTACTCGATCCCGCGTAGCTCAATTGGCAGAGCAGCCGGCTGTTAACCGGCAGGTTCTTGGTTCGAGTCCAAGCGCGGGAGCTTCCACCCCAGGTCAGAGGCTTGACGGCGGCACCGCCCAAGATCAAGACCATCGCTTTACCCTCACTTTTCGATCTGGGTGGCGTACCCGTCTTCCGGCGCCGCCGCGATCCGTGGGTTAACGGTGTTGCGGGCGAGATAGACGTCCTGGGGCATCGACGGCCGCTCGTGCGCGAGCTGATCGGCCGTCGTCCGCGGGTTGAGTCCGGCGCCCATGCGTCGCCGCCGCCTAGCGGAGTGTGTGGCTGGTCACCCGGTAGCGTCGCAGCAGCCTGCGGTTCGCGGTGGGCCTGCTCGCCGGCATGGCAGTGGGGCTGGTGCTGGTCGTGCTGTTGGGCATCCGGGTCTTCGACCTGTTGGACGGTCTCGGTAGTGGCTGCCCGTGTGAGCCGATCGTCGAACAGGTGCGGTGGCCGCACGACCGAGGGCCGGTGGATCAGTCGTCGATCGCCTGGTAGGCGGTGGTCCAGAAGTCGTTCCACATCGGCAGGGTCTGGTCGCCCAGGTGCGCGCGCTGCAGGAGGACGATGGCGGTCAGATCCTCGGCCGGGTCGTTGTACCAGGCGGTGCCCCAGAACCCGGCCCAGCCGTAGCTGCCGACCGAGGGGCCGAGGTGGGTGCGCCGGGTGACGACGGACATCCCGAAACCCCAGCCCTTGGCGTCGAAGTAGCCGGGCTCGAATCCGGAGACCGCCTTCTGCGCGGGGGTCAGATGGTCGGTCGACATCAGCGACGTCGACGGCCGGGAGAGCACCCGCTCGCCGCGGTGGGTACCGCCGGCGAGGAGCGCCGAGGCGAACGCGAGGTAGTCGTCGGCGGTGGAGACGAGACCGCCGCCGCCGCTCTCGAACGTCGCCGGCCGGCTGAACCACCCATCCGGCGGATCGGCTACGACCGCCTCGCCACCGGGACCGTCGTCGCGCTGGTACGCGGTCGCGAACCGCGCGAGGTTCGGGGCGTCGACGTGGAAGCCGGTGTCCTTCATCCCGAGCGGCTCGAAGATGCGCTCGCGCAACGCCTCCCCGAACGACGTGCCGGTGGCCCGCGCGATGAGTGCACCCGTCACGTCGGCACCGGTCTCGTACATCCAGCGTTCGCCCGGCTGGTGTACCAGCGGGAGCGCGCCGAGCCGGCGTACCCACTCGTCCAGCTGCGGCGACCCGAGCGCGTCCAGGGCTTCGGCGATCGGGGCGGTGCCCGGTTCGGCGACGACCATGCCGGTGCCGAGGGTGAAGGTCAGCAGGTCTCGCAGCGTGATCGGGCGCTTCGCGGGCACGGTGTCGGTCAGCGGGCCGGTGGGATCGGCGAGCACTCGCATGTCGGCCAGCTCGGGGAGCAGGTCGTCCACCGGGTCGTCGAGCCGGAGCGTGCAGTCTTCCACCAGCGTCATCGCGCACGCGGCGACGACCGGCTTGGTCATCGACGCCATCCGGACGATCGTGTCCCCGGCCATCGGGGTCGCCGCGCCCGCGCCCTCGAACGCCAGCGACCCGACGGCCTCGACATGCGTCTCGCCGTGCCGGGCGAGAACCATCAGCGCCCCGGGAACGAACCCGGCGCCGACGTGCCGCTCCAGCAGGTCGCGCACTCGAACCAACCGCTTCGTCGAGAATCCACCGGTCGACACCGTTGCTCTCCTCGCCTCGATCGAAGGCTCGTCGCGACCGAACGTTCCCGTCGGCGGCGGCCGGAGTCAGCGCCGATGGTAGCCTCGGCTGCGCTCTCTCGCGCCCCACGTCGCGGGGCCGGAAAGGGCTCGGCGGCGCTCAACTGGCGTGGCGGGCCGGGCACTGGTGGAGCCGGCCACCAGGGCCGACCCGGCGTGGTGTCAGTACCGTTCGACGAGGTGCGCACGGCCCTCAGCGGTCGTCGAGTCGTTGCAGGTCTTCGTAGCTGGCGAAGCGAAACAGCCGAGTACCGGTGACCAGCGGTTGCGGCGTTCCGGTGAAGCGGTGGACGCCGACACCGAAGCCGGCGTCCGGCGCGGACAGCCAGCGGCGCTCGAAACCCTGCCGTTCGAACCGGTCGCAGATCTGCGGTATCCGATCGGGCTCGCCCCGAGCGCGGGTCCAGATCACCGTCCCGCCCCGCGTGCACAGCTGCGGGCAGCACTCGATGGTGCGGGCCAGGTCGTCGTCGAGGATGTTGCCGAAGATCCCGCACAGCAGTACCAGGTGCGCCGGCGCCAGGTCCGCGTACTGGTCGGCGCGGCCCGCGTCGCCGGTGACCACCTCGACGTCGGGCAGGCCGGCCGACCAGGCCCGCTGCGCCGCGACCGCGGTGTTGCCGGCGTCGAGCTCCACCAGCCGGGCCCGCACGTCGGTGCGGCGCGGATGGTCGGCGAGCACGCTGAGCAGGTCGTCGCCCTGCCCCGCGCAGAGGCTGAGCACCCGTAGCGGCCCCGACGGGCTCTCGTCGAGAAAGGTACGGATCTGGCCCTGGATCGCTGCCAACCGCCGTGCCAGCGTCGACTCCGGCCGCTCGTACTGCTCGTGCCAGCCCACCCAATCCATCCCCGAACCGTACGCACCCGCCGCAACCGCTGCGGGAACCTGCCGACCTGCGGTGTTTCGGGGCGCCGTGCGGGTCAGCCAACAGCATCCCGGCCGCACTGCGGCTCGTCGCCGCAGCACCTCGAGCGAGTGCGTCACCGGATCCACCCGCTGCTGACGTCGAGGGTCGTCTCCTCGGCCCGATCGAGGTCCGGTGAGCCCGGCCGGCGCGACGCCGACCGGGCCGGTCTCCGGTTCAGCCGGCGGAGCGGCGTTGGAACTGGGGGAGCTGCTGCAGGTCGTACGGGTAGGGCAGGGGGCGGTCGCTGGCCTCGGTGAGGCGGGCGAGTTGCTTCTCGTCGAGCGACCAGCCGGCCGCGCCGAGGTTGTCGCGCAACTGCTCGACCGTGCGTACGCCGACGATCGGTGCGGTGACGCCGGGGCGCTGCAGCAGCCAGCGCAGCGCGACCTGCGCCGGGGTGTGGCCGACCTCGGCGGCGACCGCCCGTACCGCGTCGAGGACCTGCCACGTGGCGTCGGTGTCGTGCGCCTGCCAGCTGCCGTCGTCGTGTGCGCGGGTGCCTGCGGGCGGCTCGCCCATCGTCCGCTCGTACTTGCCGGACAGCCAGCCGCCGGCCAGCGGGCTCCAGGCCACCAGCCCGGCGCCCTCCTGCTGGCAGACCGGGATCAGTTCCCACTCGGCTTCGCGGGTGAGCAGGTTGTAGGTGGGCTGCAGGCAGGTGAAGGGTTCCCAGCCGTGCTGCCGGGCCAGGTCGATCGACTTCTGGAACTGCCAGCCGGTGTAGTTGGAGGCGCCGACGAACCGCACCTTGCCGTCCCGGACCAGCGTGTCGAGCGTCGACAGCGTCTCCTCCATCGGGGTGGCGTCGTCGAACACGTGGATCTGGTACAGGTCGAGGTAGTCGGTGCGCAGCCGGCGCAGGCTCGCCTCGACCTCGCGCAGGATGTGCTTGCGGCCGGCGCCTCGCACCGGCTCGCCGGGCGCCTTCTCGCCGTACACCTTGGTCGCGATGACCAGGTCGTCGCGGTCGTGGACGGCGAGCCAGCGGCCGATGATCTCCTCGGAACGGCCGGAGGCGTACACGTCGGCGGTGTCGATGAAGGTGCCGCCGGCAGCGGTGAACTCGTCGAGGATGCGGTGGCTGGTCTGCTCGTCGGCGCGGTCGCCGAACATCATCGTGCCCAGGCACAGCTCGCTGACCTGAAGCCCGGTTCGGCCGAGAAAACGAAGGTCCATGCACGGGACGCTACGACCTGGACCGCGGTCTAGCTCAAGCTCTTTCGGTCCGGGTGAGCGTGTTGCGGACGGTGCGCGACAGGACCGCCTCGTCGATACCGGACGGGTGGTCGGCGGCGGCGTGCGCGAGGGCGATGACGGCGGCGGCGAGCCAGTCGGCGGGCAGCCGGTCGTCGAACTCCCCGGTGCGCTGGCCGCGCCGGATCACCCGCTCGATCCGGTCGGCGACGGGCGCGTGCCGCAGCCGGTCGGTGTCCGGCCCGACCGGCTGCGTGGCGATCTGCTGGAGCAGGGCCGGGTAGCGGTCGGTGCTCTGCCGGCCGGCGGCGAGCAGCCGCAGCAACGCGTCGCCGGCGGTACCGGAGTCGGTCTCGACGGCGTCCATCGCGGCGACGGCCTGCTCGGTGAGCCGGTCGACGACGGCGGCGAGCAGATGTTCCCGGGAGGAGAAGTGCGCGTAGATCGTCTGCCGGGTGACGCCGGCGGCGCGGGCCACGGCGGCCAGGCCGGCGTCCGGGTGCGCATCGAGCACCTCCACGGCGGCGGTGAGGATCGCGGCCCGGCTCCGGCGCGCGTCGGCCCGGCGAGGCGGTAACGAGGTCATCTCTTACACCTTGTCAAAATTGAGCGGCGGCTATACCTTACAACATGTAAGAGATCATCTCGATCAGGGAACTGGCGGTACTGCCATGCGCTCGCTCACCGGGACCGATCCGGCGCGGTTCGTCGCCGACTTCTTCACCTCGTTCACCGCCGACCTGCTGCGCGACGACGCGGACCCGGCGCTGATCG
This genomic interval carries:
- a CDS encoding TetR/AcrR family transcriptional regulator, giving the protein MTSLPPRRADARRSRAAILTAAVEVLDAHPDAGLAAVARAAGVTRQTIYAHFSSREHLLAAVVDRLTEQAVAAMDAVETDSGTAGDALLRLLAAGRQSTDRYPALLQQIATQPVGPDTDRLRHAPVADRIERVIRRGQRTGEFDDRLPADWLAAAVIALAHAAADHPSGIDEAVLSRTVRNTLTRTERA
- a CDS encoding serine hydrolase domain-containing protein; its protein translation is MSTGGFSTKRLVRVRDLLERHVGAGFVPGALMVLARHGETHVEAVGSLAFEGAGAATPMAGDTIVRMASMTKPVVAACAMTLVEDCTLRLDDPVDDLLPELADMRVLADPTGPLTDTVPAKRPITLRDLLTFTLGTGMVVAEPGTAPIAEALDALGSPQLDEWVRRLGALPLVHQPGERWMYETGADVTGALIARATGTSFGEALRERIFEPLGMKDTGFHVDAPNLARFATAYQRDDGPGGEAVVADPPDGWFSRPATFESGGGGLVSTADDYLAFASALLAGGTHRGERVLSRPSTSLMSTDHLTPAQKAVSGFEPGYFDAKGWGFGMSVVTRRTHLGPSVGSYGWAGFWGTAWYNDPAEDLTAIVLLQRAHLGDQTLPMWNDFWTTAYQAIDD
- a CDS encoding aldo/keto reductase, whose product is MDLRFLGRTGLQVSELCLGTMMFGDRADEQTSHRILDEFTAAGGTFIDTADVYASGRSEEIIGRWLAVHDRDDLVIATKVYGEKAPGEPVRGAGRKHILREVEASLRRLRTDYLDLYQIHVFDDATPMEETLSTLDTLVRDGKVRFVGASNYTGWQFQKSIDLARQHGWEPFTCLQPTYNLLTREAEWELIPVCQQEGAGLVAWSPLAGGWLSGKYERTMGEPPAGTRAHDDGSWQAHDTDATWQVLDAVRAVAAEVGHTPAQVALRWLLQRPGVTAPIVGVRTVEQLRDNLGAAGWSLDEKQLARLTEASDRPLPYPYDLQQLPQFQRRSAG
- a CDS encoding SDR family oxidoreductase; translation: MRVFVTGASGWIGSALVPELLDAGHQVVGLARTDASAAALAAAGAQVRRGTLDDLDVLRTAAAESDGVVHLAFKHDIAFSGDFAGAAAADRRAVEVFGDALAGSDRPFVLASGIAGLAPGRVLTERDGVSGLAGGQDGPSARMATAQLTLSFADRGIRSSVLRLPPTVHGDGDRGFVPGLVDVARGKGVAGYLGTGDNRWPAVHRLDAAHLFRLALDHAPAGTVLHAIGDEGVSLREVAEVIGRHLNLAVAPIAAADAAAHFGWLAGMVGLDIPASAEVTRELLDWKPTRPGLLADLDEGHYFRTR
- a CDS encoding class I SAM-dependent methyltransferase, translated to MDWVGWHEQYERPESTLARRLAAIQGQIRTFLDESPSGPLRVLSLCAGQGDDLLSVLADHPRRTDVRARLVELDAGNTAVAAQRAWSAGLPDVEVVTGDAGRADQYADLAPAHLVLLCGIFGNILDDDLARTIECCPQLCTRGGTVIWTRARGEPDRIPQICDRFERQGFERRWLSAPDAGFGVGVHRFTGTPQPLVTGTRLFRFASYEDLQRLDDR